A region from the Thauera humireducens genome encodes:
- a CDS encoding RnfABCDGE type electron transport complex subunit D — MIHSPYIRKPASVQRVMGMVLLALVPGIVAYASKVGAGILVNLAIATFTAIAAEALILSLRKRPVGVAVTDLSAVVTAWLVALCFPPIVPWWLTMIAVLIAIVVAKHLFGGLGQNPFNPAMVAYCSMIVAYPALMSQWPPAGGLSFETQLGLILGGARDIDGMTGATALDALRTGLRSATASVDAVMEGSAFGFLGGRGWEWISLGYVAGGALLLITRTITWHMPAAFIGTLALVSGVFWLFDPVRFASPLFHLASGGAMLAAFFIVTDPVSGATTPRGKLIFAGGIALIAWLIRAFGAYPEGIAFGVLLMNICVPLIDMKTQPRVFGHRGQGDSR; from the coding sequence ATGATCCACTCTCCCTACATCCGCAAACCAGCCAGCGTCCAGCGCGTGATGGGCATGGTCCTGCTGGCGCTTGTGCCCGGCATCGTCGCCTACGCCTCCAAGGTGGGCGCAGGCATTCTCGTCAATCTCGCCATCGCCACCTTCACCGCGATCGCGGCCGAGGCGCTGATCCTCAGCCTGCGCAAGCGCCCGGTCGGCGTCGCCGTCACCGACCTGTCGGCCGTCGTCACCGCCTGGCTCGTGGCGCTGTGCTTCCCGCCCATCGTGCCGTGGTGGCTGACGATGATCGCCGTGCTGATCGCCATCGTCGTCGCCAAGCACCTGTTCGGCGGTCTCGGGCAGAACCCCTTCAACCCGGCGATGGTCGCCTACTGCTCGATGATCGTCGCCTACCCCGCGCTGATGTCGCAGTGGCCACCGGCCGGCGGACTCAGCTTCGAGACCCAGCTCGGACTGATCCTGGGCGGCGCGCGCGACATCGACGGCATGACCGGCGCCACCGCACTCGATGCCCTGCGCACCGGGCTGCGCAGCGCCACCGCCAGCGTCGATGCGGTCATGGAGGGCTCGGCCTTCGGCTTCCTCGGCGGACGCGGCTGGGAATGGATCTCGCTCGGCTATGTTGCCGGCGGCGCCCTGCTGCTGATCACGCGCACGATCACCTGGCACATGCCCGCGGCCTTCATCGGCACCCTGGCCCTCGTTTCCGGCGTCTTCTGGCTGTTCGATCCCGTCCGCTTCGCCTCGCCGCTGTTCCACCTCGCCAGCGGTGGCGCCATGCTCGCAGCCTTCTTCATCGTCACCGACCCGGTGTCGGGCGCCACCACGCCGCGCGGCAAGCTGATCTTCGCAGGCGGCATCGCGCTCATCGCCTGGCTGATCCGGGCCTTCGGCGCCTACCCCGAAGGCATCGCCTTCGGCGTGCTGCTGATGAACATCTGCGTGCCGCTGATCGACATGAAGACGCAGCCGCGCGTGTTCGGCCACCGTGGCCAGGGGGATTCGCGATGA
- a CDS encoding NUDIX hydrolase, which translates to MNFCSNCGAAVEFRVPAGDSLPRHVCPQCGTIHYQNPKLVVGALAEWEDRILLCRRAIEPRLGFWTLPAGFMENEETTAQAAARETAEEACARIEVGELYTLIDVPYISQVHLIYRARLLDLDFRPGEESLEVALFREDEIPWDEIAFRSIALSLRHYFDDRRSGRWSFHTASLPPPPGWPIRPTA; encoded by the coding sequence ATGAATTTCTGCTCGAACTGCGGCGCTGCCGTCGAATTCCGCGTCCCGGCCGGGGACAGCCTGCCGCGCCACGTGTGCCCCCAGTGCGGCACGATCCACTACCAGAATCCGAAGCTGGTCGTGGGCGCGCTGGCCGAATGGGAAGACCGCATCCTGCTGTGCCGCCGTGCAATCGAGCCGCGCCTGGGCTTCTGGACGCTGCCTGCCGGTTTCATGGAGAACGAGGAAACCACGGCGCAGGCCGCCGCCCGGGAAACCGCCGAGGAGGCCTGCGCACGCATCGAGGTGGGCGAGCTGTACACCCTGATCGACGTGCCCTACATCAGCCAGGTCCACCTGATCTATCGTGCCCGCCTGCTCGACCTCGACTTTCGCCCCGGCGAGGAGTCGCTCGAGGTCGCGCTCTTCCGCGAGGACGAGATCCCGTGGGACGAGATCGCCTTCCGCAGCATCGCCCTGAGCCTGCGGCACTATTTTGACGATCGCCGCAGTGGCCGCTGGTCGTTCCACACCGCGAGCCTGCCACCTCCGCCGGGCTGGCCCATCCGCCCCACGGCATAA
- the flhC gene encoding flagellar transcriptional regulator FlhC encodes MKNKSVIEEAEDIRRAVEMVQLGARMQMLEVETRLSREKLLKIYKEVRGVSPPKGMLPFSTDWFMTWQPNVHSSLFMALHRFYCERAGLAGLDAIIKAYHLYLDHIECNVMEPVLSLTRAWTLVRFFDADLLQMAPCKACGGHYVAHAHDPVQDYVCGLCNMPSRAGKSRRTTQARPATRRKPAAATA; translated from the coding sequence ATGAAGAACAAGAGCGTGATCGAAGAGGCGGAGGACATCCGCCGTGCCGTCGAGATGGTTCAACTGGGCGCGCGCATGCAGATGCTCGAGGTTGAAACCCGCCTCAGCCGCGAGAAACTGCTGAAGATCTACAAGGAAGTCCGTGGCGTCTCGCCGCCAAAGGGCATGCTGCCGTTCTCGACCGACTGGTTCATGACCTGGCAGCCGAACGTGCACTCGTCGCTGTTCATGGCGCTGCACCGTTTCTACTGCGAGCGTGCTGGGCTTGCGGGGCTGGACGCCATCATCAAGGCCTACCACCTGTACCTCGACCACATCGAATGCAACGTCATGGAGCCGGTGCTGAGTCTGACCCGTGCCTGGACGCTGGTGCGCTTCTTCGACGCCGATCTGCTGCAAATGGCGCCGTGCAAGGCCTGCGGCGGCCACTACGTGGCACACGCGCATGATCCGGTGCAGGACTACGTGTGCGGGCTGTGCAACATGCCCTCGCGTGCCGGTAAGTCGCGCCGCACCACTCAGGCGCGTCCCGCAACACGCCGCAAGCCGGCCGCAGCCACAGCCTGA
- the rsxC gene encoding electron transport complex subunit RsxC gives MITRLFKFHGGIKPDAHKHESAGAPIQRAPLPSRLIVPLRQSTRATARCIVEVGQKVLKGQRIGEPEGFLGTAVHAPTSGTVVDFGRYTMAHASGLETRCVVIQPDGEDRWIEHAPFDAEAAGRDATLAWLRDCGLVGLGGATFPSHVKLGKGSGVDTLILNGAECEPWITCDDRLMRERADGILAGARILYRLIGARELVIGIEDNKPEAIEAMRAAAQRVGDAVRIQSVPALYPAGGEKQLIRVLTGIEIPYGKLGADYGVQCFNVGTAHAVYRAIAHGEPLVSRIVTLTGNVARPGNWEVLIGTPIDELLPLAEPRPDTNRYLMGGPMMGFALPRLDVPVVKGSNCIISASPTLLPPPPPEQPCIRCTECAKACPAELQPFELYWFSRAKNFGKAQEYHLFDCIECGCCAYVCPSHIPLVDYYRFAKSEIWARERDKAAADQARERFEFRNYRQEREKEEKAAKLAAKAAETRAKLSSEGSEASSAAAAAAPAEDPKKALIAAALARAQAQKAATEPRNTDNLSAETQAEIAEIEARRKAQGGETPPPADPAVKAGTPTETEGSPRP, from the coding sequence ATGATCACGCGCCTGTTCAAGTTCCACGGCGGCATCAAGCCCGACGCGCACAAGCACGAGTCGGCCGGCGCCCCCATCCAGCGCGCCCCGCTGCCCTCCCGTCTGATCGTGCCGCTGCGCCAGAGCACCCGCGCCACGGCGCGCTGCATCGTCGAAGTCGGCCAGAAAGTATTGAAAGGGCAGCGCATCGGCGAGCCCGAAGGCTTCCTCGGCACCGCGGTGCATGCCCCGACCTCGGGCACGGTCGTCGATTTCGGCCGGTACACGATGGCGCATGCGTCCGGGCTGGAGACGCGCTGCGTCGTCATCCAGCCTGATGGCGAGGACCGCTGGATCGAGCACGCGCCCTTCGACGCCGAGGCCGCGGGCCGCGACGCCACGCTCGCATGGCTGCGCGACTGCGGTCTTGTCGGCCTGGGTGGCGCCACCTTCCCCAGCCACGTCAAGCTCGGCAAGGGCAGCGGGGTCGACACCCTGATCCTGAACGGCGCCGAATGCGAGCCCTGGATCACCTGCGACGACCGCCTGATGCGCGAGCGCGCCGACGGCATCCTGGCCGGCGCCCGCATCCTGTACCGCCTCATCGGCGCGCGCGAACTGGTCATCGGCATCGAGGACAACAAGCCCGAGGCCATCGAGGCGATGCGCGCCGCGGCCCAGCGCGTTGGCGACGCGGTGCGCATCCAGTCAGTGCCCGCGCTCTATCCTGCCGGCGGCGAGAAGCAGCTCATCCGCGTGCTCACCGGCATCGAGATCCCCTACGGCAAGCTTGGCGCCGACTACGGCGTGCAGTGCTTCAACGTCGGCACCGCACATGCGGTCTATCGCGCCATCGCGCACGGTGAACCGCTGGTCAGCCGCATCGTCACGCTCACCGGCAACGTCGCCCGGCCCGGCAACTGGGAAGTACTGATCGGCACCCCGATCGACGAACTGCTGCCGCTGGCCGAACCCCGGCCCGACACCAATCGCTACCTGATGGGCGGGCCGATGATGGGCTTCGCCCTGCCGCGGCTCGACGTGCCGGTGGTCAAGGGCAGCAACTGCATCATCTCCGCCTCGCCGACGCTGCTGCCCCCGCCGCCGCCCGAGCAGCCCTGCATCCGCTGTACCGAGTGCGCCAAGGCCTGTCCGGCCGAGTTGCAGCCCTTCGAGCTGTACTGGTTCAGCCGTGCCAAGAACTTCGGCAAGGCGCAGGAATACCATCTGTTCGACTGCATCGAATGCGGCTGCTGCGCCTACGTGTGCCCCTCGCACATCCCGCTGGTGGACTACTACCGTTTCGCCAAGAGCGAGATCTGGGCGCGCGAGCGCGACAAGGCGGCTGCCGACCAGGCACGCGAGCGCTTCGAGTTCCGCAACTACCGCCAGGAGCGGGAGAAGGAAGAGAAGGCCGCCAAGCTCGCAGCCAAGGCCGCCGAAACGCGCGCGAAGCTGAGCAGCGAAGGCAGTGAGGCGTCGTCCGCCGCAGCCGCCGCGGCGCCAGCGGAAGACCCGAAAAAGGCCCTGATCGCGGCTGCGCTGGCGCGTGCGCAAGCGCAGAAGGCGGCGACCGAACCGCGCAACACCGACAATCTGAGCGCCGAGACCCAGGCCGAGATTGCCGAGATCGAGGCACGGCGCAAGGCACAGGGCGGCGAGACCCCGCCACCGGCCGACCCCGCCGTCAAGGCGGGCACGCCCACGGAAACCGAAGGTTCACCCCGTCCCTGA
- the rsxA gene encoding electron transport complex subunit RsxA yields MSSYIFVVISAVLVNNVVFVRILGLCPFMGVSKKLETAIGMGAATTFVLTLGSGSSYLIDHYLLQPFDLGYLRTLSFIVVIAAIVQLTELVIQKTSPLLHQVLGIYLPLITTNCAVLGVPLLNVGMKHNLLESLLFGFGSSVGFTLALVLFAGIRERLEGADVPAPFKGTAIAMITAGLMSLAFMGFAGLDRFH; encoded by the coding sequence ATGAGCAGCTACATCTTCGTCGTCATCAGCGCCGTCTTGGTGAACAACGTCGTCTTCGTGCGCATCCTGGGGCTATGCCCCTTCATGGGTGTGTCGAAGAAGCTCGAGACCGCCATCGGCATGGGTGCGGCGACCACCTTCGTGCTCACGCTCGGCTCCGGCTCGAGCTACCTGATCGACCACTACCTGCTGCAGCCCTTCGACCTGGGCTACCTGCGCACGCTGTCCTTCATCGTCGTCATCGCGGCGATCGTGCAACTCACCGAACTCGTCATCCAGAAGACCAGCCCGCTGCTGCACCAGGTGCTGGGCATCTACCTGCCGCTGATCACCACCAACTGCGCCGTGCTCGGCGTGCCGCTGCTCAACGTCGGCATGAAGCACAACCTGCTCGAGTCGCTGCTGTTCGGCTTCGGCTCCTCGGTCGGCTTCACGCTCGCGCTGGTGCTGTTCGCCGGCATCCGAGAGCGGCTCGAAGGCGCCGATGTGCCGGCACCTTTCAAGGGCACCGCCATCGCCATGATCACCGCCGGCCTGATGAGCCTGGCCTTCATGGGCTTCGCCGGCCTCGACCGCTTCCACTGA
- a CDS encoding electron transport complex subunit E — translation MTPQQFRDISYNGLWKQNTGLAQLLGLCPILAISTSMVNAVSLGLATILVMAMSNLAVSALRNFIPYEIRIPVFVLIIAALVTVVDLALNAFLHDLYLVLGIFIPLIVTNCIVLARVEAYAAKNDPLTSTVDGIMMGLGLVWVLALLGGIRELLGAGTLFSGIEMIIPGLSAWNVFGDDYPGFLIAILPPGAFFALGCLIAAFNAINANLAARARRRPPPSAQAAESPTAEPAATS, via the coding sequence ATGACCCCCCAGCAGTTCCGCGACATTTCCTACAATGGCCTGTGGAAGCAGAACACCGGCCTCGCCCAACTGCTCGGCCTGTGCCCCATCCTCGCGATCAGCACCAGCATGGTCAATGCCGTCAGCCTAGGCCTGGCGACCATCCTCGTGATGGCGATGTCCAACCTGGCGGTGTCGGCGCTGCGCAACTTCATCCCGTACGAGATCCGCATCCCGGTGTTCGTCCTGATCATCGCCGCGCTGGTCACGGTGGTCGACCTCGCCCTCAACGCCTTCCTGCACGACCTCTATCTGGTGCTCGGGATCTTCATTCCGCTGATCGTCACCAACTGCATCGTGCTGGCCCGCGTCGAGGCCTACGCGGCCAAGAACGACCCGCTCACCTCGACCGTCGACGGCATCATGATGGGCCTCGGCCTCGTGTGGGTGCTGGCGTTGCTGGGCGGCATCCGTGAGCTGCTTGGCGCCGGCACGCTGTTCTCCGGCATCGAGATGATCATCCCCGGCCTGTCGGCGTGGAACGTCTTCGGCGACGACTACCCCGGCTTCCTGATCGCCATCCTGCCGCCGGGCGCCTTCTTCGCGCTCGGCTGCCTGATCGCTGCATTCAATGCCATCAACGCGAACCTGGCGGCCCGTGCGCGTCGGCGACCGCCCCCCTCCGCGCAGGCTGCGGAGTCGCCGACCGCCGAGCCCGCAGCCACGAGCTGA
- the nth gene encoding endonuclease III: MKREAIREFFRRLHDANPNPQTELEYASPYQLLVAVVLSAQATDRSVNIATRKLFADAPTPEAMVTLGEEGIAEHIKTIGLFRNKARNTLALSRLLLERHGGEVPAEREALEALPGVGRKTANVVLNTVFRQPVMAVDTHIFRLSNRTGLAPGKDVVEVEKALMRRVPKDYLLDAHHWLILHGRYVCTARSPKCSQCSVRDLCLFRDKTD; the protein is encoded by the coding sequence ATGAAGCGCGAGGCGATCCGCGAGTTCTTCCGCCGCCTGCACGACGCCAATCCAAACCCGCAGACCGAGCTCGAATACGCCTCGCCCTATCAGCTGCTGGTGGCGGTCGTGCTGTCGGCGCAGGCTACCGACCGCAGCGTCAACATCGCCACGCGCAAGCTGTTTGCCGATGCCCCGACACCGGAGGCCATGGTAACGCTCGGCGAGGAAGGCATCGCCGAGCACATCAAGACCATCGGCCTGTTCCGCAACAAGGCCAGGAACACCCTGGCGCTGTCGCGCCTGCTGCTCGAACGCCATGGCGGCGAGGTCCCGGCCGAGCGCGAGGCGCTCGAGGCTCTGCCCGGCGTCGGCCGCAAGACGGCCAACGTGGTGCTCAATACCGTGTTCCGCCAGCCGGTGATGGCGGTCGACACCCATATCTTCCGCCTGTCGAACCGCACCGGCCTTGCCCCCGGCAAGGACGTGGTGGAAGTCGAGAAGGCGCTGATGCGCCGCGTACCCAAGGACTACCTGCTCGACGCCCACCACTGGCTGATCCTGCACGGACGCTACGTGTGCACCGCGCGCAGCCCGAAGTGCAGCCAGTGCAGCGTGCGCGACCTGTGCCTGTTCCGCGACAAGACCGACTGA
- the rsxB gene encoding electron transport complex subunit RsxB has translation MLTALLVMTGIALVLGAALGYAAIRFKVEGDPLVEKIDAILPQTQCGQCGYPGCKPYAEAIAKGEAEINQCPPGGEEGIRKLADLLGREFKPLSEEHGVEKPKSVAVIDEQTCIGCTLCIQACPVDAIVGAAKQMHTVVEPLCTGCELCVAPCPVDCIAMVPVADTVQTWKWKYPVVEIRKAA, from the coding sequence ATGCTGACCGCCCTCCTCGTCATGACCGGCATCGCCCTCGTGCTCGGTGCGGCACTGGGCTACGCCGCCATCCGCTTCAAGGTGGAGGGCGACCCGCTGGTCGAGAAGATCGACGCCATCCTGCCGCAGACGCAATGCGGCCAGTGCGGCTATCCCGGCTGCAAGCCCTACGCCGAAGCCATCGCCAAGGGCGAAGCCGAGATCAACCAGTGTCCGCCGGGCGGCGAGGAAGGCATCCGCAAGCTCGCCGACCTGCTCGGGCGCGAGTTCAAGCCGCTGTCCGAAGAGCACGGCGTCGAGAAACCCAAGTCGGTCGCCGTCATCGACGAGCAGACCTGCATCGGCTGCACGCTGTGCATCCAGGCCTGCCCGGTCGACGCCATCGTCGGCGCTGCCAAGCAGATGCACACGGTGGTCGAGCCGCTGTGCACCGGCTGCGAGTTGTGCGTCGCACCCTGCCCGGTCGATTGCATCGCCATGGTGCCGGTCGCCGACACCGTGCAGACCTGGAAATGGAAGTACCCGGTGGTCGAAATCAGGAAAGCCGCATGA
- a CDS encoding diguanylate cyclase produces the protein MPPPIDIKRFEQLKAVGDLPSPRGVAIAIIRLTQSADVSMAELARVIKSDPAFVGRLIKAANGLVAENRRAVVSVQEALMVLGLPAVRTLALGFSLLSNYRKGACEGFDYGRFWSSSLLMALSMQALVQRVRVVPADEAFSLGLLARVGELALATLYPADFSRLLKEVARSPQLRQLDLEQTAFAMTHCELGAAMLIDWGVPTQLVNPVLCFERPELADFAEGSREAGLVQCLVLSRAIAQLCLAPESEQARLMPAMLQLAGRLGLPRGDFVSLCERIAREWSEWGKLLQIGTARAPAFGNLCAADETESEPAASAADPTMTQPGSDMPVLIVAGDASERAHMRVLLEESGFSVHEQADYTQAIESAIDVQPCLLLVDWSGENCGASLVRALRTTRFGRTLHILALLDADDDGLLEEAAAAGADDFILRPIRPAALAVRLRAGRRTVTLQRELEREREELRHFAAELSISNRRLQEAAMTDALTGIPNRRFAIDRIQMEWAAAARHSRPLSVMLVDLDGFKEINDAHGHDVGDIALRQISATLRGALRAQDVICRTGGDEFLVICPDTDLSAALGCAERLRSAAHDMPIDTGGPRVRLTVSVGVAMREPSMANADALIKLADRGAFLAKERGRNCVMSAQVVHATS, from the coding sequence ATGCCCCCTCCGATCGACATCAAGCGTTTCGAGCAGCTCAAGGCTGTGGGTGACCTGCCATCGCCGCGAGGTGTCGCAATTGCCATCATCCGTCTGACTCAGTCTGCCGATGTGTCGATGGCGGAGTTGGCACGGGTGATCAAGAGCGACCCGGCCTTCGTCGGGCGCCTCATAAAGGCCGCGAACGGCCTTGTGGCTGAGAACCGGCGTGCAGTGGTCTCGGTCCAGGAAGCCTTGATGGTGCTGGGGCTGCCGGCCGTCAGGACCCTGGCGCTGGGTTTCTCCTTGCTCTCCAACTACCGCAAGGGGGCGTGCGAGGGCTTCGATTACGGGCGCTTCTGGTCGTCGTCGCTGTTGATGGCGCTTTCGATGCAGGCGCTCGTCCAGCGGGTGCGTGTCGTTCCGGCCGACGAAGCGTTCAGTCTGGGCCTGCTCGCGCGCGTTGGCGAACTCGCACTCGCGACCCTCTATCCGGCCGACTTCTCGCGTCTCCTGAAGGAAGTGGCGCGATCGCCGCAGCTGCGCCAGCTCGATCTCGAGCAGACGGCATTTGCGATGACCCACTGCGAGCTCGGTGCAGCCATGCTGATCGACTGGGGTGTGCCCACGCAACTGGTCAATCCGGTGCTGTGCTTCGAGCGTCCCGAGCTCGCGGATTTTGCCGAGGGCTCGCGTGAGGCGGGGCTCGTGCAGTGTCTGGTGCTGTCGCGGGCGATTGCCCAGTTGTGCCTCGCCCCCGAGTCGGAGCAGGCGCGGTTGATGCCGGCCATGCTGCAGCTTGCCGGGCGGCTGGGACTACCGCGCGGGGATTTCGTCTCGCTGTGCGAGCGCATCGCGCGGGAGTGGAGCGAGTGGGGCAAGCTGCTGCAGATCGGCACGGCGCGTGCCCCGGCTTTCGGCAACCTGTGTGCAGCGGACGAGACGGAATCGGAGCCGGCGGCGAGCGCGGCGGATCCGACCATGACCCAGCCGGGCAGCGACATGCCGGTGTTGATCGTCGCGGGTGATGCTTCCGAGCGCGCGCATATGCGGGTGCTGCTCGAGGAGTCGGGGTTCAGCGTGCATGAGCAGGCGGATTACACGCAGGCTATCGAGAGCGCCATCGACGTTCAGCCATGCCTGCTGCTGGTCGACTGGTCGGGCGAGAACTGCGGTGCGTCGCTCGTGCGCGCGCTTCGCACCACGCGTTTCGGGCGCACACTGCACATCCTGGCACTGCTCGATGCAGACGACGACGGACTCCTCGAGGAGGCTGCAGCGGCGGGGGCGGACGATTTCATCCTCAGGCCGATCAGGCCGGCGGCGCTCGCGGTCCGGCTGCGGGCCGGACGCCGCACCGTGACGCTGCAGCGCGAGCTGGAGCGCGAACGCGAGGAACTCCGTCATTTCGCCGCGGAGCTTTCGATTTCGAACCGGCGCCTGCAGGAAGCCGCGATGACGGATGCGCTGACCGGCATCCCGAACCGTCGCTTCGCGATCGACCGCATCCAGATGGAGTGGGCGGCCGCTGCGCGCCATAGCCGTCCGTTGTCGGTCATGCTGGTCGACCTCGACGGCTTCAAGGAAATCAACGACGCGCATGGCCACGACGTCGGCGACATTGCCTTGCGCCAGATATCGGCGACGCTGCGCGGCGCCTTGCGCGCGCAGGACGTCATCTGCCGCACCGGTGGCGACGAGTTCCTGGTGATCTGTCCGGACACCGACCTGTCCGCGGCGCTGGGTTGCGCGGAACGTTTGCGCAGCGCCGCGCACGACATGCCGATCGACACCGGTGGGCCGCGGGTGAGGCTGACGGTCAGCGTCGGCGTTGCCATGCGCGAGCCGTCGATGGCCAACGCCGATGCCCTGATCAAGCTCGCTGACCGCGGTGCCTTCCTCGCCAAGGAGCGGGGCCGCAATTGCGTGATGAGCGCCCAGGTCGTTCATGCCACATCCTGA
- the flhD gene encoding flagellar transcriptional regulator FlhD, which produces MDRPDFQTEIRELNLAYLMLAQQMLRSDRATAMFRLGIGDELADVIESMTAAKLVRMASSQMLVPCFRFDDAQLARLMAGEGRDASSAGLHAAILAAGKAATGAA; this is translated from the coding sequence ATGGATCGACCCGACTTCCAGACCGAGATACGTGAGCTGAATCTGGCCTACCTGATGCTGGCGCAGCAGATGTTGCGTAGCGATCGGGCGACGGCAATGTTCCGTCTCGGCATCGGTGATGAACTGGCTGACGTGATCGAATCGATGACTGCGGCCAAACTCGTGAGAATGGCCAGCAGCCAGATGCTGGTACCCTGTTTCCGTTTCGACGATGCCCAGCTCGCACGCCTGATGGCTGGCGAGGGGCGCGATGCGTCGAGCGCCGGTCTGCATGCCGCGATCCTCGCGGCGGGCAAGGCGGCAACCGGGGCGGCCTGA
- the motA gene encoding flagellar motor stator protein MotA: MFLIIGYVIILAASLGTYAVHGSLAALWVPMEYLAIVGLMIGGFVAGNGPKAIKATMAALPSVLKGSPYNKALYVDLLALLYEILAKVRKEGLMSIEGDIENPESSPIFAKYPNVAADHHAIEFLTDYLRMMVGGNLNAFEIENLMDMEIETHHQEAHQAPHIVSKVADALPAFGIVVAVMGVVNVMGSVGQPPAVLGKMIGGALVGTFLGILVSYGFVSPIASQLEQKVEESGKIYQVMKVVLLASMNGYAPQVAIEFGRKVLYANDRPGFVELEEEIKSRKG; this comes from the coding sequence GTGTTTCTGATCATTGGCTACGTCATCATTCTTGCTGCCTCGCTGGGAACCTATGCGGTGCACGGCAGCCTGGCCGCATTGTGGGTGCCGATGGAGTACCTCGCGATCGTCGGCCTGATGATCGGCGGCTTCGTGGCAGGCAATGGCCCGAAGGCGATCAAGGCAACGATGGCTGCCCTTCCGTCCGTGTTGAAGGGCTCGCCCTACAACAAGGCGCTCTATGTTGACCTGCTGGCCCTGCTCTACGAAATTCTGGCGAAGGTCCGCAAGGAGGGCCTGATGTCGATCGAGGGCGACATCGAGAATCCCGAATCAAGCCCCATATTCGCAAAGTATCCCAACGTCGCCGCCGACCACCATGCGATCGAATTCCTGACCGACTATCTGCGCATGATGGTCGGCGGGAACCTGAATGCGTTCGAGATCGAGAACCTGATGGACATGGAGATCGAGACGCACCATCAGGAGGCGCACCAGGCGCCGCACATCGTTTCCAAGGTCGCGGACGCGCTGCCCGCTTTCGGTATCGTGGTGGCGGTGATGGGGGTGGTGAACGTCATGGGCTCGGTCGGGCAGCCGCCGGCGGTGCTCGGCAAGATGATCGGTGGCGCACTGGTCGGTACCTTCCTCGGCATCCTGGTGTCGTACGGCTTCGTCTCGCCGATCGCCAGCCAGCTCGAGCAGAAGGTGGAAGAGAGCGGCAAGATCTACCAGGTCATGAAGGTGGTGCTGCTGGCGAGCATGAACGGCTATGCGCCGCAGGTCGCGATCGAGTTCGGACGCAAGGTGCTGTATGCAAACGATCGCCCGGGCTTCGTCGAGCTCGAGGAAGAGATCAAGAGCCGCAAGGGTTGA
- a CDS encoding RnfABCDGE type electron transport complex subunit G encodes MSARYSATRTSLRTALIMLVFTVVFTALMASTYTYTRPAIEASAQDAQMRLIDEVLPPGSYDNALLEDVVRTGPTPAIGLDDGGRIWRARKAGEPVALIVETAATDGYAGRIAMVVAINTNGLLSGVRVTAHKETPGLGDYIDPKKDRRKDMPWIGQFAVATWKDVNTAGWTVRKDGGTFGYRTGATISARAVVQAVGRATAWAVERQDALFSAPAGSTFGAQP; translated from the coding sequence ATGAGCGCACGCTACAGCGCCACGCGCACCTCGCTGCGCACGGCCCTGATCATGCTGGTGTTCACCGTGGTGTTCACCGCCCTGATGGCCTCCACCTACACCTACACCCGGCCGGCCATCGAGGCCTCGGCGCAGGACGCGCAGATGCGCCTGATCGACGAAGTGCTGCCGCCGGGCAGCTACGACAACGCCCTGCTCGAGGACGTCGTACGCACCGGCCCCACACCGGCGATCGGCCTCGACGACGGTGGTCGCATCTGGCGCGCACGCAAGGCGGGCGAACCGGTCGCCCTGATCGTCGAAACCGCCGCCACCGACGGCTACGCCGGACGCATCGCGATGGTGGTGGCGATCAACACCAACGGCCTGCTGTCGGGCGTGCGTGTCACGGCACACAAGGAAACCCCGGGACTCGGCGACTACATCGACCCGAAGAAGGACCGGCGCAAGGACATGCCCTGGATCGGCCAGTTCGCCGTTGCCACCTGGAAGGACGTGAACACCGCCGGATGGACGGTACGCAAGGACGGCGGCACCTTCGGCTACCGCACCGGCGCCACCATCAGCGCACGCGCCGTGGTCCAGGCCGTCGGCCGCGCCACGGCGTGGGCGGTCGAACGCCAGGACGCCCTGTTCTCCGCCCCCGCTGGCAGCACGTTCGGAGCGCAACCATGA